Proteins co-encoded in one Ruegeria pomeroyi DSS-3 genomic window:
- a CDS encoding GlxA family transcriptional regulator has translation MGQNAAGRHFVFVLDEGFTMQAFSSAVEVVRLLERVRPGTGYRYNALSLSGGPVAASNGFRLIPDLAAEAVPPRAVIVVVAGVRAGHSAEPALAARLRGWARRGHPVWGISSGVVRLAQAGLLEGRRVAAHWEDVAYLRDSHPRVQVTASLFVSDGEVMTCAGGGAASDMMLTVLRRDLGGEIADEIAARLVIDAVRGGGTRQRRALDMRFETRNRVAFAALRLMRANLVPPLPIAAIARAQGVSERQLERVFAREFGKTPSALYLDVRFQDARAEVRDSRRSLTEIALDHGYSPAGFARGYKRLFGLLPSEDRRQAMSDEIT, from the coding sequence ATGGGGCAGAACGCGGCGGGGCGGCATTTCGTCTTTGTCCTCGACGAGGGGTTCACCATGCAGGCGTTCTCTTCGGCGGTCGAGGTGGTGCGCCTGCTGGAACGGGTGCGGCCCGGAACCGGATATCGCTATAACGCGCTCAGCCTGTCGGGCGGGCCGGTGGCGGCATCGAACGGGTTTCGCCTGATCCCTGATCTTGCTGCCGAAGCGGTGCCGCCCCGGGCGGTCATCGTGGTGGTGGCCGGGGTTCGGGCCGGGCATAGCGCGGAACCGGCGCTGGCGGCGCGGTTGCGTGGCTGGGCGCGGCGGGGGCATCCGGTCTGGGGCATTTCCTCGGGCGTGGTGCGGCTGGCGCAGGCGGGGCTGCTGGAAGGGCGCCGGGTGGCCGCCCATTGGGAGGACGTCGCCTATCTGCGCGACAGCCATCCCCGGGTTCAGGTCACCGCCTCGCTGTTCGTGAGCGATGGCGAGGTGATGACCTGTGCCGGTGGCGGGGCGGCCAGCGATATGATGCTGACCGTGCTGCGCCGCGATCTGGGCGGCGAGATCGCCGACGAGATCGCGGCCCGGCTGGTGATCGACGCGGTGCGCGGCGGTGGCACCCGCCAGCGCCGGGCGCTGGACATGCGGTTCGAGACCCGCAACCGGGTCGCCTTTGCCGCGCTGCGTCTGATGCGCGCCAATCTGGTGCCGCCCCTGCCGATTGCCGCCATTGCCCGGGCGCAGGGCGTGTCGGAACGCCAGCTGGAACGTGTCTTTGCCCGCGAGTTCGGCAAGACCCCCAGCGCGCTTTACCTGGACGTGCGGTTTCAGGATGCCCGCGCCGAAGTGCGCGACAGCCGCCGCAGCCTGACCGAGATCGCGCTGGATCACGGCTATAGCCCGGCGGGGTTTGCGCGGGGCTACAAGCGGTTGTTTGGCCTTCTCCCGTCCGAGGATCGGCGGCAGGCCATGTCGGATGAGATCACTTGA
- a CDS encoding 3-keto-5-aminohexanoate cleavage protein has translation MTAPLIMVAPNGARRGKADHARLPITLDEMLAEASACRAAGADALHLHVRNADGTHSLDAGRYREALDELARAVPDMAVQITTEAAGVYSPAEQYACLDALRPPWASVSLREIARDPDLAPRLYALAADQGIRLQHIAYDRADLELLARSRAAGIIRAEQDEVICVLGAYAPPRAGRPEDLDALAPALVGLRLGLCAFGAQEQDCLLDGARAGAEILRVGFENNLLSPDGTPWPDNAAAVASLGHHLERKAA, from the coding sequence ATGACCGCTCCCCTGATCATGGTCGCGCCAAATGGCGCGCGGCGCGGCAAGGCCGATCATGCCCGCCTGCCGATCACACTGGACGAGATGCTGGCCGAGGCGAGCGCCTGCCGCGCCGCCGGTGCCGATGCGCTGCACCTGCATGTGCGCAACGCCGACGGGACCCATTCGCTGGATGCGGGCCGGTATCGCGAGGCGTTGGACGAACTGGCGCGCGCCGTGCCGGACATGGCGGTGCAGATCACCACCGAGGCGGCGGGTGTCTACAGTCCGGCGGAGCAATATGCCTGCCTTGATGCGTTGCGCCCGCCCTGGGCCAGCGTCTCGCTGCGCGAGATCGCCCGCGACCCCGATCTGGCACCACGCCTTTATGCGCTGGCCGCCGATCAGGGCATCCGTCTTCAGCACATCGCCTATGATCGGGCCGATCTGGAGCTTTTGGCACGCAGTCGAGCGGCGGGCATCATCCGCGCCGAACAGGACGAGGTGATTTGTGTGCTGGGCGCCTATGCGCCGCCGCGCGCGGGCCGACCTGAGGATCTGGACGCACTTGCCCCGGCGCTTGTCGGCCTGCGGCTGGGCCTGTGTGCCTTTGGCGCACAGGAACAGGACTGTCTGCTGGACGGCGCCCGCGCGGGTGCCGAGATCCTGCGCGTCGGCTTCGAGAACAACCTTCTTTCGCCCGATGGCACCCCCTGGCCCGACAATGCCGCTGCGGTGGCCTCGCTCGGGCATCACCTGGAAAGGAAAGCGGCATGA
- a CDS encoding aspartate aminotransferase family protein: MSHVFPRHCHAQLPIAVGGEGCYLIDSTGKRYFDASGGAAVSCLGHSNDRVKQAIKDQVDRLAFAHTGFFTSDPAEELADLLIANAPEGIERVYFVSGGSEAVEAAIKLARQYYLEVGQPERRHLIARRQSYHGNTLGALAAGGNAWRRAQFDPLLIGVSHIAPCYEYAERAAGESLVDYGRRAADELEAEILRLGPDTVMGFIAEPVVGATLGAVAAVEGYFSRIREICDTYGVLLILDEVMCGMGRTGHLFACTGEGVRPDIVTIAKGLGAGYQPVGAMLCSGAIYDAVASGSGFFQHGHTYIGHPVATAAGLAVVQEMLEHDLPARVQALGGAMEAALRSRLDQHPHVGDIRGRGLFWGVELVADRAGKTPFDPGLGLAGKLKRAAFARGLICYPMPGTRDGRNGDHVLLAPPFIMEEADATLIAERLTAAMGDVLP, encoded by the coding sequence ATGAGCCATGTCTTCCCCCGTCACTGTCACGCGCAGCTCCCCATCGCGGTGGGCGGCGAGGGCTGTTACCTTATAGACAGCACCGGCAAGCGCTATTTCGATGCCTCGGGTGGGGCGGCGGTGTCCTGCCTTGGCCATTCCAACGATCGGGTGAAACAGGCGATCAAGGATCAGGTGGACCGGCTGGCCTTTGCCCATACCGGGTTCTTCACCTCGGACCCGGCCGAGGAGCTGGCCGATCTCTTGATCGCCAACGCGCCCGAGGGGATCGAGCGGGTCTATTTCGTCTCGGGTGGGTCCGAGGCGGTCGAGGCCGCGATCAAGCTGGCCCGGCAGTACTATCTGGAAGTGGGCCAGCCCGAACGGCGTCACCTGATCGCCCGGCGGCAGAGCTACCACGGTAACACGCTGGGGGCGCTGGCAGCGGGCGGCAATGCCTGGCGGCGGGCGCAGTTCGACCCGCTGCTGATCGGGGTCAGCCATATCGCGCCCTGTTATGAATATGCCGAACGGGCCGCGGGCGAGAGCCTCGTCGACTATGGCCGCCGCGCCGCGGACGAGCTGGAGGCCGAAATCCTGCGTCTGGGCCCGGATACGGTGATGGGTTTCATCGCCGAGCCTGTGGTGGGCGCCACGCTGGGCGCGGTTGCGGCGGTCGAGGGCTATTTCTCCCGCATCCGCGAGATCTGCGACACCTACGGCGTGCTCCTGATCCTGGACGAGGTAATGTGCGGCATGGGGCGCACCGGGCATCTCTTTGCCTGCACGGGTGAGGGGGTGCGGCCCGATATCGTCACCATCGCCAAGGGGTTGGGCGCTGGGTATCAGCCGGTGGGCGCGATGCTGTGTTCGGGGGCGATCTATGACGCCGTCGCCAGCGGTTCGGGCTTCTTCCAGCACGGGCATACCTATATCGGCCACCCGGTTGCCACAGCCGCCGGGCTGGCGGTGGTGCAAGAGATGCTGGAACACGACCTGCCCGCGCGGGTGCAGGCACTTGGCGGCGCGATGGAGGCGGCGCTGCGGTCGCGGCTCGACCAGCATCCGCATGTGGGCGATATCCGGGGGCGGGGCCTGTTCTGGGGCGTCGAACTGGTGGCCGATCGCGCCGGCAAGACGCCGTTCGACCCGGGCCTTGGCCTTGCGGGCAAGCTGAAGAGAGCGGCCTTTGCCCGCGGGCTCATCTGTTACCCGATGCCCGGTACACGCGACGGGCGGAATGGCGATCATGTTCTGCTGGCGCCCCCCTTCATCATGGAGGAAGCGGATGCGACATTGATCGCCGAGCGGCTGACGGCTGCGATGGGGGATGTGCTGCCGTGA
- the metG gene encoding methionine--tRNA ligase: MARILITSAIPYINGIKHLGNLVGSQLPADLYARYQRGRGNEVMFLCATDEHGTPAELAAAKAGKPVAEYCAEMHGVQADIARRFGLSFDHFGRSSSAQNHKLTQHFAGKLAENDLIREVSERQVYSNADGRFLPDRYIEGTCPNCGYDKARGDQCENCTKQLDPTDLIEPRSAISGSTDLEVRETKHLYLRQSALKDQLDAWIDSKADWPVLTTSIAKKWLHDGDGLQDRGITRDLDWGIPVKKGEQDWPGMEGKVFYVWFDAPIEYIACAGEWAEAHGKSDAEWERWWRTDKGADDVRYVQFMGKDNVPFHTLSFPATLIGSGEPWKMVDHLKSFNYLNYDGGQFSTSQGRGVFMDQALEILPADYWRWWLLSHAPENSDSEFTWENFQASVNKDLADVLGNFVSRITKFCRSKFGEEVPEGGAYGPQEEALIAELTTRLRAYEGHMEAMEVRKSAQELRAIWAAGNEYLQSAAPWTLFKTDPVQAAAQVRLGLNLIRLYAVLSAPFIPAASARMLEAMQTSDDNWPVDIATALNALAPGHAFTVPEVLFAKISDEDREGWQQRFAGVRS; the protein is encoded by the coding sequence ATGGCAAGAATTCTGATCACCTCGGCGATCCCTTACATCAACGGGATCAAGCACCTCGGCAATCTGGTGGGCTCGCAGCTGCCCGCCGATCTCTATGCGCGCTATCAGCGTGGCCGGGGCAACGAGGTGATGTTCCTCTGCGCCACCGACGAGCACGGCACCCCCGCCGAGCTGGCCGCCGCCAAGGCGGGCAAGCCGGTGGCCGAATACTGCGCCGAGATGCACGGGGTGCAGGCCGATATCGCCCGCCGCTTTGGCCTGAGCTTTGACCATTTCGGACGCTCGTCCAGCGCGCAGAACCACAAGCTGACCCAGCATTTCGCGGGTAAGCTGGCCGAGAACGACCTGATCCGCGAAGTGAGCGAGCGGCAGGTCTATTCCAATGCCGATGGCCGGTTCCTGCCTGATCGCTATATCGAGGGCACCTGCCCCAATTGCGGTTACGACAAGGCGCGCGGCGATCAGTGCGAGAACTGCACCAAGCAGCTGGACCCGACCGACCTGATCGAGCCGCGCTCGGCGATTTCCGGATCGACGGATCTGGAGGTGCGCGAGACCAAGCACCTCTACCTGCGCCAGTCCGCGCTCAAGGATCAGCTGGATGCCTGGATCGACAGCAAGGCCGACTGGCCGGTGCTGACCACCTCGATCGCCAAGAAATGGCTGCATGACGGCGACGGCTTGCAGGATCGCGGCATCACCCGCGATCTGGACTGGGGCATCCCGGTGAAGAAGGGCGAACAGGACTGGCCGGGGATGGAGGGCAAGGTCTTTTATGTCTGGTTCGACGCACCCATCGAATACATCGCCTGTGCGGGCGAATGGGCCGAGGCGCATGGCAAGAGCGACGCGGAATGGGAACGCTGGTGGCGCACCGACAAGGGTGCGGATGACGTGCGCTATGTGCAGTTCATGGGCAAGGACAACGTGCCGTTCCACACGCTGAGCTTTCCGGCCACACTGATCGGCTCGGGCGAGCCGTGGAAGATGGTCGACCACCTGAAATCCTTCAACTACCTGAATTACGACGGCGGCCAGTTCTCGACCTCGCAGGGTCGTGGCGTGTTCATGGATCAGGCGCTGGAAATCCTGCCCGCCGACTATTGGCGCTGGTGGCTTCTCTCCCATGCGCCGGAAAACAGCGACAGCGAATTCACCTGGGAGAATTTCCAGGCCAGTGTGAACAAGGACCTGGCCGATGTGCTGGGCAACTTCGTCAGCCGCATCACCAAGTTCTGCCGCTCGAAGTTCGGCGAGGAAGTGCCCGAGGGCGGCGCATACGGTCCGCAGGAAGAGGCGCTGATCGCCGAGCTGACCACCCGGCTGCGCGCCTATGAGGGGCATATGGAGGCGATGGAGGTGCGCAAATCGGCGCAGGAGCTGCGCGCGATCTGGGCCGCCGGCAATGAGTATCTGCAAAGCGCGGCGCCCTGGACCCTGTTCAAGACCGACCCGGTGCAGGCGGCGGCACAAGTGCGGTTGGGCCTGAACCTGATCCGCCTTTACGCAGTGCTCAGCGCGCCCTTCATCCCCGCCGCCTCGGCGCGGATGCTTGAGGCGATGCAGACGAGCGATGACAACTGGCCCGTCGATATCGCAACCGCGCTGAACGCGCTGGCGCCGGGTCACGCCTTCACGGTGCCCGAGGTCCTGTTCGCCAAGATCAGCGACGAGGATCGCGAAGGTTGGCAACAGCGTTTCGCGGGCGTGCGGAGCTGA
- a CDS encoding MFS transporter has translation MRTVISFAALFLSVILLQLSTGGVGPLDAISGLVLNFSKAQIGMLGSAHFFGFFIGCWWAPRLMGSVGHSRAFAACTALGAMGLIGHTLTENPYAWAVMRIASGICVAGCYTVIEAWLNAKLTNEIRGRAMGTYRIADSGASLCAQLIIAVLPPASYVSYNLLAVLCCAALLPLTLSKASQPETPDAPRLRPGLAWFCSPLAVAGVIVSAVSSASFRMVGPLYGQEVGLAVNQIAFFLAAFVLGGVAAQYPIGWLADKYDRRWVLIWISVAAMASCGVIAAAGGTGTLGVMLAAGLFGFTSFPIFSISAAHANDFATSEQRVELSAALMFWYALGAIAAPYLASNLIEGFGPPALFALIALAHLLLIGFGLTRMRARPTPEARTNYVFAPRTSFTIGRLQKRSREGRE, from the coding sequence ATGCGTACAGTCATTTCCTTTGCCGCCCTGTTTCTTTCGGTCATCCTGCTGCAATTGTCGACCGGTGGCGTCGGACCTCTGGATGCGATCTCGGGGCTGGTGCTGAACTTCTCCAAGGCTCAGATCGGCATGCTGGGGTCGGCACATTTCTTCGGCTTTTTCATCGGCTGCTGGTGGGCGCCGCGCCTGATGGGTTCGGTCGGCCATTCGCGCGCCTTTGCCGCCTGCACCGCGCTGGGGGCGATGGGGCTGATCGGCCATACCCTGACCGAGAACCCCTATGCCTGGGCGGTGATGCGGATCGCCTCGGGCATCTGCGTCGCGGGGTGTTACACGGTGATCGAGGCCTGGCTGAACGCCAAGCTGACCAACGAGATCCGGGGCCGCGCCATGGGCACCTACCGGATTGCCGATTCCGGCGCCTCGCTCTGTGCGCAGCTGATCATCGCGGTGCTGCCGCCGGCCTCTTACGTCTCGTACAACCTGCTGGCGGTGCTGTGCTGTGCCGCGCTGTTGCCGCTGACCCTGTCCAAGGCCAGCCAGCCCGAGACCCCCGATGCCCCCCGCCTGCGCCCCGGCCTGGCCTGGTTCTGCTCGCCGCTGGCGGTGGCTGGCGTGATCGTCTCGGCGGTCAGCTCCGCCTCGTTCCGCATGGTGGGGCCGCTTTACGGGCAAGAGGTGGGTCTGGCGGTGAACCAGATCGCCTTTTTCCTGGCCGCCTTTGTGCTGGGCGGGGTGGCGGCGCAATATCCGATCGGCTGGCTCGCCGACAAGTACGACCGCCGCTGGGTGCTGATCTGGATCTCGGTTGCGGCGATGGCATCCTGTGGCGTGATCGCGGCGGCGGGCGGCACCGGCACCTTGGGCGTGATGCTGGCGGCGGGGCTTTTCGGCTTCACCTCGTTCCCGATCTTCTCGATCTCGGCGGCGCATGCCAATGACTTTGCCACCTCGGAACAGCGGGTCGAGCTGTCGGCGGCGCTGATGTTCTGGTATGCGCTGGGGGCCATCGCGGCGCCCTATCTGGCCTCGAACCTGATCGAAGGGTTCGGCCCCCCCGCCCTGTTCGCCCTGATCGCGCTCGCGCATCTGTTGCTGATCGGCTTCGGGCTGACCCGGATGCGGGCACGCCCGACGCCCGAAGCGCGCACCAACTATGTCTTTGCACCGCGCACCTCGTTCACCATCGGGCGGCTGCAGAAACGCTCGCGCGAGGGGCGCGAGTAG
- a CDS encoding tyrosinase family protein, translated as MAGTRKDIAKLNGPWSDEMLWYARAVRALQGRAPADRTSWWYLAAIHGIDIPGWVQQGIVPSAGTLPPQGEQDLIFNQCQHAGWFFLPWHRGYLAAFEAILDAWISAQPGGPQDWALPYWNYLSDSNPNGRAIPPEFLDPTLPDGSANPLSQVRRNGMHVLGPQPWFPGDISLSAQTRSLPFTAAPGTEGYGGAISGFAQQGSLTGAVEGDPHNRVHVMVGGVQPVPGWMSDPDFAALDPIFWVHHCNIDRFWAAWMSDPANQQEDSGAWSNGPFPRQFLMPNPAGGGNVFLPGETLPGGALAPAYDDLHDGTGIPQVVAGGPVTEGVMITSKQAGGSALLGSNSAPLTVAAGPAATEIAIPATAATEFAAPPGLGPEPRLYLNLEGVRGAAAAGVLQVHLRLPGADGGLRLVDTVALFGLGKASSTEGVHAGNGLSLAIDITELAREVQSAAPGALERLSVELSQPGAPETEITVERVSLYRQDMG; from the coding sequence ATGGCCGGAACTCGCAAGGACATCGCCAAATTGAACGGACCCTGGTCCGACGAGATGTTGTGGTATGCGCGCGCGGTGCGCGCCCTGCAGGGGCGGGCGCCCGCCGATCGCACCAGCTGGTGGTATCTCGCCGCCATTCACGGCATCGACATCCCCGGCTGGGTGCAGCAGGGCATCGTGCCCTCGGCGGGCACCCTGCCGCCGCAGGGCGAACAGGACCTGATCTTCAACCAGTGCCAGCATGCGGGCTGGTTCTTTCTGCCCTGGCACCGGGGCTATCTGGCGGCGTTCGAGGCCATTCTGGATGCCTGGATCTCGGCCCAGCCCGGCGGCCCGCAAGACTGGGCGCTGCCCTATTGGAACTATCTGTCCGACAGCAATCCGAACGGTCGGGCAATTCCACCGGAATTCCTTGACCCGACCCTGCCCGACGGCAGCGCCAACCCGCTGTCGCAGGTGCGCCGCAACGGCATGCATGTGCTGGGGCCGCAGCCCTGGTTTCCGGGCGATATCAGCCTGTCGGCCCAGACCCGCAGCCTGCCCTTTACCGCCGCTCCGGGGACCGAGGGCTATGGCGGCGCGATCAGCGGCTTTGCCCAGCAGGGCAGCCTGACCGGCGCGGTCGAGGGCGACCCGCATAACCGGGTGCATGTGATGGTGGGCGGGGTGCAGCCGGTGCCGGGCTGGATGAGCGATCCGGATTTCGCCGCGCTTGACCCGATCTTCTGGGTGCATCACTGCAATATCGACCGGTTCTGGGCGGCCTGGATGAGCGATCCGGCCAATCAGCAAGAGGACAGCGGCGCCTGGTCGAACGGGCCGTTCCCGCGCCAGTTCCTGATGCCGAACCCGGCCGGGGGCGGCAATGTGTTCCTGCCGGGTGAAACCCTGCCCGGTGGTGCGCTGGCCCCGGCCTATGACGATCTGCATGACGGCACCGGCATCCCTCAGGTGGTGGCCGGCGGCCCGGTGACGGAGGGCGTGATGATCACATCCAAACAGGCGGGCGGCTCGGCGCTGCTGGGCTCCAACAGTGCGCCGCTGACGGTGGCGGCGGGACCGGCAGCGACCGAGATCGCCATCCCGGCCACGGCCGCGACCGAATTCGCCGCGCCGCCGGGGTTGGGCCCGGAACCGCGGCTCTACCTCAACCTCGAAGGGGTGCGTGGCGCGGCGGCGGCGGGCGTGTTGCAGGTGCATCTGCGGCTGCCGGGCGCCGATGGCGGTCTGCGACTGGTCGATACGGTGGCGCTGTTCGGGCTGGGCAAGGCCAGCTCGACCGAGGGCGTGCATGCGGGCAATGGCCTGTCGCTGGCGATCGACATCACCGAACTGGCGCGCGAGGTGCAGTCGGCGGCCCCCGGTGCGTTGGAGCGGCTGTCGGTCGAGTTGAGCCAGCCCGGCGCCCCCGAGACCGAGATCACGGTTGAACGGGTCAGCCTCTACCGGCAGGACATGGGATGA
- a CDS encoding DUF2182 domain-containing protein, whose protein sequence is MIPARPRAARGLHVARRLRAAGAHLRLGPMPWLLALAATALGVSRLLPAGDGLAALCGRLSLVQLADPAARALVLPAPGLLVGGWVLMVLAMMPPLVSAPLAHLWQTTPRSGRAVAVALYGLAYLGVWILAGLALVPLALLLASGSAALPLLLGAALIWSASPPAQAARNRCHRMRWLPAGRARAARAALGHGLAHGGACLAACWPWMLVPLTVQTGHGVAMVLVAAYLLAERGMQAAPALWRVPPGIVAFNGLLPPGMRRITGLRRFGPGLMSDGFAEIPPQPRTRP, encoded by the coding sequence ATGATCCCCGCGCGCCCGCGCGCGGCGCGTGGCCTGCACGTGGCGCGACGCCTGCGCGCGGCGGGGGCGCATCTGCGGCTGGGGCCGATGCCCTGGCTGCTGGCGCTGGCTGCAACCGCGCTGGGCGTGTCGCGTCTGTTGCCTGCCGGTGATGGCCTTGCCGCGCTTTGTGGGCGGCTGTCGCTGGTCCAGCTTGCCGACCCGGCGGCGCGGGCGCTGGTGTTGCCGGCGCCGGGGCTGTTGGTGGGGGGCTGGGTCCTGATGGTGCTGGCGATGATGCCGCCGCTGGTCTCGGCACCGCTGGCGCATCTGTGGCAGACCACCCCGCGAAGCGGGCGCGCCGTTGCGGTGGCGCTTTACGGGCTGGCTTATCTGGGGGTCTGGATCCTGGCCGGGCTGGCGCTGGTGCCGCTGGCGCTGCTGCTGGCCAGCGGCTCGGCGGCGCTGCCGCTGTTACTGGGCGCAGCGCTGATCTGGAGCGCTTCGCCCCCCGCGCAGGCGGCGCGCAACCGCTGTCACCGGATGCGCTGGCTGCCCGCCGGGCGGGCCCGCGCGGCCCGGGCGGCGCTGGGGCACGGGCTGGCCCATGGCGGTGCCTGTCTGGCTGCGTGCTGGCCCTGGATGCTGGTCCCGCTGACGGTTCAGACCGGGCATGGCGTGGCGATGGTGCTGGTGGCGGCCTATCTGCTGGCCGAGAGGGGCATGCAAGCGGCACCCGCCCTGTGGAGGGTGCCGCCCGGCATAGTCGCATTCAACGGTCTTCTGCCGCCTGGAATGCGCCGGATCACCGGTCTGCGCCGGTTTGGACCTGGCCTGATGTCGGACGGGTTCGCGGAGATACCCCCTCAACCACGAACCCGTCCCTGA
- a CDS encoding DUF6476 family protein yields MTAPSEPEIPQETPQLKLLRRMVMALTAVMIGGVLVTFALIVIRLSDRTPTLPDQVELPDGARAVAVTIGSNWFAVVTEDERILIFDKTTGKLRQTVTTD; encoded by the coding sequence ATGACCGCCCCTTCCGAGCCCGAGATACCGCAGGAAACCCCACAGCTGAAACTGCTGCGGCGCATGGTCATGGCACTGACCGCGGTGATGATTGGCGGGGTTCTAGTGACATTCGCACTGATTGTCATCCGCCTGAGCGACCGAACCCCCACGCTCCCCGATCAGGTGGAGCTTCCCGACGGCGCCCGCGCCGTGGCGGTCACCATCGGCAGCAACTGGTTCGCCGTGGTCACCGAGGACGAGCGCATCCTGATCTTTGACAAGACCACCGGCAAGCTGCGCCAGACGGTCACGACGGACTGA
- a CDS encoding RluA family pseudouridine synthase, with the protein MQSTRLEFVIAAAPPPRLDKALSRDVPETAALSRTRLARLITEGAVSVDGQVVTDPKARVVEGAQVAIALTEAEESHIAPEAIPLVVVYEDDDLIVIDKPAGMVVHPAPGTPSGTLVNALLAHCGDNLSGVGGVKRPGIVHRIDKDTSGLLVVAKSDAAHHGLAAQFAAHSAERHYTALCYGVPDGSDPRLRGVKGASFEPGNILRLTTQLTRHPTDRQRQAVVFHGGRHAVTRARVVESFGQPAAVSLIDCWLETGRTHQIRVHMAHAGHGLLGDPVYGGRRKLSPRALSPEAVDAIGAFPRQALHAAVLGFEHPLSGEKLSFSAPLPDDLERLLEVLRRT; encoded by the coding sequence ATGCAAAGCACCAGGCTGGAATTCGTCATCGCGGCAGCACCGCCGCCCCGCCTTGATAAGGCGCTTTCGCGGGATGTGCCAGAGACGGCGGCGCTGTCGCGTACCCGGCTGGCGCGGCTGATCACCGAGGGCGCGGTCAGCGTCGACGGGCAGGTGGTCACCGACCCCAAGGCCCGTGTCGTCGAGGGCGCGCAGGTGGCCATTGCCCTGACCGAGGCCGAGGAGAGCCATATCGCGCCCGAGGCGATCCCGCTGGTGGTGGTCTACGAGGATGACGACCTGATCGTGATCGACAAGCCCGCCGGCATGGTGGTGCACCCGGCGCCGGGCACGCCCTCGGGCACGCTGGTCAATGCGCTGCTGGCCCATTGCGGCGACAACCTGTCTGGGGTGGGCGGGGTGAAACGGCCCGGAATCGTGCACCGCATCGACAAGGACACCAGCGGCCTTCTGGTGGTGGCCAAGAGTGACGCCGCCCATCACGGGCTGGCCGCGCAATTTGCCGCCCACAGTGCCGAGCGGCATTACACCGCGCTGTGCTACGGGGTGCCCGATGGCAGCGACCCGCGCCTGCGCGGCGTTAAGGGCGCCAGCTTCGAGCCGGGTAACATTCTGCGCCTGACCACTCAACTGACCCGCCACCCGACCGATCGCCAGAGACAGGCGGTGGTGTTCCATGGCGGGCGGCACGCGGTGACACGGGCGCGGGTGGTCGAAAGCTTTGGCCAGCCTGCCGCCGTGTCGCTGATCGACTGCTGGCTGGAAACCGGACGGACCCATCAGATTCGGGTCCATATGGCCCATGCGGGCCACGGGCTGCTGGGCGATCCGGTCTATGGCGGGCGGCGCAAACTGTCGCCGCGCGCCCTGTCACCCGAGGCGGTCGATGCCATCGGCGCCTTTCCGCGCCAGGCGCTGCATGCCGCCGTGCTGGGGTTCGAGCACCCGTTGAGCGGTGAAAAGTTGAGCTTTTCCGCTCCTTTGCCGGATGATCTTGAAAGGCTGCTTGAAGTGCTGCGGCGGACCTGA
- the rpoH gene encoding RNA polymerase sigma factor RpoH — protein sequence MANYTTLPAPTPEGGLNRYMQEIRKFPLLEPEEEYMLAKRWVEEQDAESAHKMVTSHLRLAAKIAMGYRGYGLPQAEVISEANVGLMQAVKRFDPEKGFRLATYAMWWIRAAIQEYILRSWSLVKLGTTSAQKKLFFNLRKAKAKIGALEEGDLRPENVARIAHDLGVSEDDVISMNRRMSGGDASLNATVGSEGEGTMQWQDWLEDEDADQAADYEARDELEARRELLASALDVLNEREKDVLTQRRLLDQTVTLEDLSAQYNVSRERIRQIEVRAFEKLQKRMRELAREKGMLIPA from the coding sequence ATGGCAAATTACACCACACTGCCGGCCCCCACGCCCGAAGGCGGTCTGAACCGCTATATGCAGGAAATCCGCAAGTTCCCGCTGCTGGAGCCGGAAGAAGAATACATGCTGGCCAAGCGCTGGGTCGAGGAACAGGATGCCGAGTCGGCCCACAAGATGGTCACCAGCCACCTGCGGCTCGCCGCCAAAATCGCCATGGGCTATCGCGGCTATGGCCTGCCCCAGGCCGAGGTGATTTCCGAGGCCAATGTCGGCCTGATGCAGGCCGTGAAACGGTTCGACCCGGAAAAGGGCTTCCGCCTGGCGACCTATGCCATGTGGTGGATCCGCGCTGCGATCCAGGAATACATCCTGCGCTCGTGGTCGCTGGTGAAGCTGGGCACCACCAGCGCCCAGAAGAAGCTGTTCTTCAACCTGCGCAAGGCCAAGGCCAAGATCGGCGCGCTGGAAGAGGGCGACCTGCGCCCCGAGAACGTCGCCCGCATCGCCCATGACCTGGGCGTGAGCGAGGATGACGTGATCAGCATGAACCGGCGCATGTCCGGCGGCGATGCCTCGCTGAATGCCACTGTCGGCTCCGAAGGCGAGGGCACGATGCAATGGCAGGACTGGCTGGAGGACGAGGATGCCGACCAGGCCGCCGATTACGAGGCGCGCGACGAGCTGGAGGCGCGGCGCGAATTGCTGGCCTCGGCGCTGGATGTGCTGAACGAGCGCGAAAAGGACGTGCTGACCCAGCGGCGCCTTTTGGACCAGACCGTGACGCTCGAGGATCTGAGCGCGCAGTACAATGTCAGCCGCGAACGCATCCGCCAGATTGAGGTGCGCGCCTTTGAAAAGCTGCAAAAGCGCATGCGCGAACTGGCCCGCGAAAAAGGGATGCTGATCCCGGCCTGA